Genomic segment of Malania oleifera isolate guangnan ecotype guangnan chromosome 7, ASM2987363v1, whole genome shotgun sequence:
TAACTAAAAATTGTTGAATTAATTGCATAACCCTAATGAGCCCCAATGTTGCCTCTTCCTTAACTTCCTATTTTGATTGTGTTAAACGGCAAGCTGactttgattattattattgtgaatATATAATATCATGCATAAGCCATAAGTTACTAGAATTCTCTTTATGTTCCCATTTGTTTCTGTGGTCAATTCTTAAATTTgacataataaaaaaattataatatatatatttgtaattatttctctcaaatagaaaaaataataataaataaataaaaaacgaAGACTTGACCTGAGCAACCGAGGAAGGTCGTGAGTCGTGAGTCGTGACTCGTGACGGCTGAGGAAGTGGGAGGAGTACAGTGTGTGGAGAGTACAGACACTGGATGACGGCGTCCACCTTTACGAAGATATCCCTTCTGCGCTTTAGGTGGATCGGTTGACTTCTAAATTAGTTGACCATAAAATTAGAGTACAACAATTAGGGATTGGTCGGTCATTCCTGGAAAAGCCGAGGACAGGTTTGTTAATTAATCTGTCTCTTTCCttcacccaaaaataaataaatcaataataaataaatttatttataatttgtCTCTttcagatctctctctctctctctctctctctcgcgtaGCTGTAGTCGGAAGCTAGCCATGGTAGTTCCGCTGACTCCGTCCTCCACGCCACCCCTCTCACCTCACCTATCGTTTACTTTACGTCATAGACACAGcatagaaagagaaagagaaaggcaGCAGGCGAGAATAAgagaagtctctctctctctctctctctcttcggaCACTGGTACGCAGTCCTCTTCTTCACCTTAAATTGTTTCTGCAGCCTCTTGTTTTGTTGCAGAAGCAGAGCGCGTCGACCATGGCGGCGATTCTAGCTCACCCAATTCTTGCTCCTCTGCTTATTGTATCAATTCTTCTCGCCGGCTGTGCCCGCGCTCGGTTCGTGGTGGAGAAGAACGGCGTCAGCGTTCTCTCTCCCTACAACTTGAGCTCCAAGCACGATGCCTCAATTGGGAACTTTGGAATCCCCAACTATGGAGGCTTCTTTGTGGGCTCTGTCACGTATCCTGATAAGGGTTCTAATGGGTGTAGTGCCTTCGACGGTCACGAGCCCTTCAAGTCTCGCGCTTCTCGTCCTACCGTTCTTCTTCTTGATCGCGGAGGTAAACTATATAGACCCAACTTTAGTTTGGATtcagaattttaatttttagttcattGTTGCCTCGTTTAAGGTGGTGTTTCCAGTGATGGGTGGTTGTTTGTTTATGGTTTCGTTTTGAATTGACTTGATTTTTTATATGAATTATTAAAGATGGCTGTGTAGCGTAAGGTGCTCGTATTGGTGGGCTAAAGATAGCCGGGTACCATGAGGCACTTCTCGATTCTTGTTTTggatattttgattttgattgtgcCTGTATGATTCCCCTGCTTCTAATCATTCcccctttttatatatttttaatttgtcTTATCTCCCATGCTGTCCTCCAATAAGTAGCGAAACCGCTGCCTTTTACGCCTCCTTCTCTCCTTCGTTAATTTTTGGCCTTTTCCTTGCAATAACTGTTCTCTTATATTTGTCTTTTCTTAGATGTCCAGTCTTTCCATATTTTTCCCCTGATATTCCCTCTGTTTCAAGACAGaccatcttttatttttttattttggaataCGCACCGCGGTCCACGTGattaatcctgcgccccttgaaattgatcccacaactccaaagggagggtaaattcaggagtccagggacAGAAACGAGTCTGAAAAAGTTTGAATACCTGATCTCGTGAAAGGCACTATCGCAGTCCGTACTACCACCTCAACCACACCCTGGGGTTCAGACATCTTTTATTGAAACTCTGTCTTCTTTTTTCACTTTGTTATTTTGTCTTATTCGGCTTTACCACAAATTTTTTCTGTTACTTccgttaattttaatttaatgacTTTTTCATTTTTCACATTTGCATAGGGGAGAATAGTGGATTGGTGTTTGCAGAtggtattttttgaattttaactCGGCCATATGATACGTTTGTTGATTTACTGTTcaagttttcaaatttttgagaACGTTCTGAGTGGGGCAATCTTCTATGTAGCTTTCCATGTAGATGTTGGCAATATGGTTTTTGCAATTGAGATTTCTTTGCAGCTAAGAAACAAGAAACTGTTGGGGGCATTATGTAACAGTTGTTTtaatgattcatatattgaatatgTTTGATGGTAAGATAAAACTTGCGTTTTTATCTGTAAACTAATGCATTGAAAATAGGTGGAGCTTTTTGTAATACACTTTTTATGAATTCATTTGCTTCTTTTGTGCACTCTTAGAGTGCTACTTTGCATTGAAGGTATGGAATGCTCAACAGGCTGGAGCTGCAGCAGTTTTAGTAGCCGATAGCCTTGATGAACCTCTTATAACTATGGATTCTCCAATGGAGAGTTCTGATTCAGATGGTTTTGTAGAGAAGATTGGAATCCCATCAGCATTAATAGAAAAAGCCTTCGGTGAAAGTTTGAAGAAATCCTTGAAGAATGGTGAAGATGTTGTCATAAAATTAGACTGGACAGAATCAATGCCTAACCCTGACGAGAGAGTAGAATATGAATTCTGGACAAACAGCAATGATGAGTGCGGGATTCGTTGCGATGAGCAGATGAATTTTCTAAAGAATTTCAAGGGTCATGCTCAGATCCTGGAGAAGTGGGGTTATACCCTGTTCACACCACACTATATAACTTGGTATTGTCCCAGGGCTTTCATTGAAAGCAATCAATGCAAGTCCCAATGCATAAACAAAGGGCGATATTGTGCACCCGATCCAGAGCAGGATTTGGGAGTGGGCTATCAAGGAAAAGACGTGGTCATCGAGAACTTGAGACAACTTTGTGTGCATAGAGTTGCCAATGAGAGCGGTCGATCTTGGGTTTGGTGGGATTTTGTGACGGATTTCCATATTAGGTGCTCCATGAAGAACAAGAGATACAGCAAAGAATGTGCTG
This window contains:
- the LOC131160152 gene encoding vacuolar-sorting receptor 7-like, with the translated sequence MAAILAHPILAPLLIVSILLAGCARARFVVEKNGVSVLSPYNLSSKHDASIGNFGIPNYGGFFVGSVTYPDKGSNGCSAFDGHEPFKSRASRPTVLLLDRGECYFALKVWNAQQAGAAAVLVADSLDEPLITMDSPMESSDSDGFVEKIGIPSALIEKAFGESLKKSLKNGEDVVIKLDWTESMPNPDERVEYEFWTNSNDECGIRCDEQMNFLKNFKGHAQILEKWGYTLFTPHYITWYCPRAFIESNQCKSQCINKGRYCAPDPEQDLGVGYQGKDVVIENLRQLCVHRVANESGRSWVWWDFVTDFHIRCSMKNKRYSKECAEDVLKSLDLPVEKIKNCMGNPEADVENQVLKTEQDLQVGTGSRGDVTILPTLVINNVQYRGKLERTAVLKAVCAGFKETTDPPICLSGDLETNECLDRNGGCWQDSRSNVTACRDTFRGRVCECPVVNGVQYRGDGYSSCEAVGPARCTINNGGCWSETKNGKTFSACSEYELKGCSCPDGFHGDGYKCEDLNECKEGVVCQCDGCTCKNTWGGYDCKCKGDQLYIMEQDTCIERKASKFAWLITFLVLTAVVGAGIAGYVFYKYRLRSYMDSEIMAIMSQYMPLDNNHSNEVQVESQPLRRGV